A region of the Apium graveolens cultivar Ventura chromosome 6, ASM990537v1, whole genome shotgun sequence genome:
AATAGATGGATTAATCAGCTATTATTTCTGTTTTATATTTGTTCGACGCGTCTATCTTTATAAATGTCGTATAcctttaaattattaaattaatttcttACTCAAAAAAACAAGggaaaattaattttttttgtcaCTCACCTATTTTTTTCTTTAGAAACCTACCACTGAATAATAAAACCTCGTATAATTAGAACTATACTAATTATTCAGTTAGTAACTAAGTACTTCTTTGAAAACAATTAAAAGACGTTAATTTTTAGTCTAGCATGTGAGTAGCTTGACACGTGGATGATTACatgtaatttataatttttagtAATTAAATTAAAAGACAGAATAAAACCCTCAGAAACACATAACAAAAACAAAACCCTTGATCAAAAACCCTTCTTTCCCTGATCATACAAAACCCATCTTTCAAAGATGCAAAACAATCACGATTAACattctttttcatcaaaacaagCACGATTACGGTATGAATAAGTCATAATCTTGCATTATCTCGTTACTATGTCATGTAATCTATATCATATTCACTTGTTCTAATCAATTTCTCAACTAATTTTTTTGGAGGTTAAATGGACACAATCAAGCTCAAGATATATAACGGGGGAGAGTTCAAACATATGAGGCTGAGGTTTAGGAGAAACATGGGAAGGCAGCAGAAGCTAAAAAAGCACAATCTGAGGCTGCAAAAGCACATTCCTTgagaaataaataaaatttgaggAAACAGAAAACAACACAGGTATGATAGCTAAGTAACAAATATTTGTCATCTGTCATTTATGATTAACTAGCCTTAATGTGTAGATTTGTGATGTTTTTTGTAGACTACAATACAAGGTTTAGGAGAGAAAGCACATCCAAAAAAGAGGGGCAGACCAATGTAAAACAGGACTGATAATCAAACCAAGTCAAATGATAATCAGCCTTCAGCAGAGACAACTCAAAAGAAAAGGAGGGGAAGACCTCCAAAGGCCTCAACCACTCAATTTCAGACCGATCAGCTAGTATGGGAGTGTTAATTGGAGATGATGGACATACATACTTGTCCTCGTCAACAAGTACAATTAGATTGACTAGTTCACAACCATGAATTCCAACTCAAGGTACGGAGGAGGTACAAAGGCAAGCAACTTTAAGTCAACCATTAGCACTTCATTCTCCATTAAAGAAATGTGGAAAACGAGTTTACACAAGGAGTAAACTGAAGAAGCAAAACTGATGGAATATGTAATGGAAGCaccttttaatttttttaaaactagACATTTGCTATGAGACTATGTAATTTATTTTGGTATGAGATTTTTGTTACCATAATTGCGAATGAAACTATGAGACTATATAATTTTATATGCTGTCACACTATGTAATTGCTTTGGATATGAAATTATGAAGTTTTAATCAGTCTGTTTTTCTATCAGATTCTTATCAATACTAGACAAGAGTATTGTACTAATATATAACTTTATTAGTGGTAACAAACAACAATCAACAAACTCATGTTCAAAACAACATCATCATATAATCAATACTTCATTGTTAACAACATTGCAGTCTTATACAAGTTTCAGAAAATAAGTTACATCATGTACTTGCTAGTAGCTTAACTAAGGTACATGTTAACATGACAAATAGCTCAATAATGGTAGCTCTGTTCCACAACATGGCTTCATTCTTGGATTGCAACATTATCTTTAAACAAGCGATTTGTCTTTGAACACTCTAGTGACGCCTCTAAGCTCTTTATTTTTTCCTCCAATACGGCCTTCTCAATCTCTAAGCCTTCAAACTCTTCACATTTTGCTTGTCATATGATAAAAGAAAATCACAATACTTACTTCGATCTTTATAAAATAGACATCCGTAAAATTTCAAACCTTTAAATTTTGGTTTAGAGGATACCCAAATTCGTGTTTCAGAATGTGGTAAGATTAAATACAACGTTAACATTAATGTTAATGactaaataaattaaaatataagttcAGTGGTAGGttttaaagaaaaaaaatagttGAGTGGCAACAAAAAATGATTTTCCCAAAAAACAATAACTTTTTTATAAACAAAATTATTGAAAAGTTGTAATTAAATCTTATTTCTTAATTTTATACTCTTCCTCAACAAACAGCCGCTGCTGCAGGAAACTATTTGCAGCCATTTCTCATTTTCTCCATGAATCTAAACCCCTAAATCTTGATGCAACCCCATCTCCACCATTCCCCCAATGCTACGATCAATACCCTTTTCTAAAACAGGTCAGACCCATCTCACATATCTCTTAATTTTCATCAAACACTTGTCTTTTTCATCTTCTTCACTCTCTAATTTAGCTACTTCTCTCCCCAAGATTCAATCTTTAAGTGCCCAACTCTTGCGTATTCTCTCTGCACCCAATTGGGAGAAACACCCATCTCTTAAAACTTTAGTTCCTTCCATTTCTTCAACTAATCTTGCTTCCTTTTTTGATGAAAATCCATGTATTAACCCTCATGTTGCTGCGTCTTTTCTTGATTTTGTTATTAAAAATCCAAACTTTAAGGCTAATGTGAGGTTGTATGCATCTTTGTTGAGTATTTTGGTGCAAAATAAGCTTGTGGGTATGGCTGAAAAGATTTGTGTTTTGATGATTAAGTCGTGTGAGTCGATAGATGATGCGAAATTTGTAGAGGGGTTGTTGAGGGGTTTGGGGTTTAAGCTTGGTGTTAGATGTTATAATACTTTGTTGATGACATTATGCAGGTTtcttttgataaaggaaatgaaATGTGTGTATTTAGAAATGTTAGGAGGTAAGGTTTTGCTGAATATTTACACGTTTAATACTATGGTTAATGGTTATTGCAAATTGGGGAATGTGGGTGCAGCTAAATTGTATGTGAGTAAGATTTTACAAGCCGGGTTGAGACCAGATACTCATACTTACACGTCTTTGATTTTAGGTTATTGTAGGAATAAGGATGTTGATAATGCATTTAAGGTGTTTATGGCTATGCCACAAAAGGGTTGTCGGAGAAATGAGGTCTCTTATACTAATTTAATTCATGGGTTTTGTGAAGTAGGGAAAATTGATAAAGCCCTTGAGATTTTTTCAAACATGGAGAATGATAATTGTTCTCCAACTGTGAGAACTTTTACAGTTTTGATTTCGGCCTTATGCACGTTAGGTAGGATGTCTGCATCATTAAATTTGTTTAAAAAAATGGCAGCGAAAGGTTGCCAGCCAAATGCGCACACATATACCGTGCTCATTGATGGCTTTTGTAAAGATAAGAAATTTGATGAAGCAAGAGGAATGCTAAACGAGATTGCTAGAAAAAGGTTGTCCGGAAGTGTAGTGGCGTACAATGCTTTAATTAATGGGTACTGTACAGAAGGAATGATTGATGTTGCAGTTGAGATATTTGACATGATGGAATTGAAAAACTGTAGGCCAAATGTTCGAACATATAATGAGTTAATTCGTGGCTTCTGTAGAGTCAAACGAATTCACAAGGCAATGACACTGCTGGATAAGATGAAAGAGCAAAAGTTGTCGCCTAGCCTTATCACATATAACTTGTTAATTCATGGGCAATGTGTGGAGGGACATGTTGATAACGCAGTTAGGCTGGTTAATTTAGTTGAGGAGGATAATCTGGTACCTGACTTGTGGACTTACAGTGCTATAATTGATGCTCTGTGTAAAAGTGGGAGGGTTGAAGAAGCTCATGCGCTGTTTGATTCACTCCACATGAAGGGTATAAAACCTAATGAAGTTACTTATACCACATTGGTGGATGGTTACTGCAAGGCAGAGAAGATCGACTGTGCCCTATCTTTGTTCAGGAAAATGCTTTTACAATGTTGCTATCCTAACTCATGCACCTATAGTGTGCTAATTGAAGGATTGTGCAAGAACGGAAAGTTGCACGAAGCAACAAAATTACTGGAAAAGATGGTAGATAGAGGTGTTAAACCAACAATTATTACTTATTCCGTGCTTCTTGAGCAATTACTCAAAGAGTATGCATTTGACGATGCTCAGAAGACCTGTAATCAAATGATGTCCTTAGGATATAAACCAGATGTTTGTATATATACGTCATTTCTTCTTGCATTTGTCAATCAAGGAAAGCTAAAAGAGGCTGAGGATCTAATGACTAAAATGAAGAAGGAAGGTGTTCATCCTGATTTCAAGACATACACAGTATTGATTGATGGGTATGGTCGGTTAGGATTGTTACATCGTGCCTTTGGTTTTCTTAAAGATATGATTGATGCTGGATGTGAACCTTCAAATTATACTTATTCAGTTATAGTAAAGCATTTGTTGATCGAAAAGCAGAAGGAAAAGAACAGCAGTCAAGCAGGATTTAATTTAAATCAGAATGTCACCTCAACTAATATTACTGATATTTGGAAACTGATTGAATTTGAATTTGCTCTCAATCTTCTGGAGAAGATGGTTGAGTTTGGTTGCACACCCAATGTTAACACTTACAAGGCACTTATATCTGGACTTTGTAGAGAAGGGCGCTTCGAAGAAGCATGGATGTTGGTTGATCATATGAAGAAGAAGGAGCTCACTCCTGATGAAGATATGTATAACTCTTTACTAACTTGTTGCTGCAACTTAAGAATGTACGAGGACGCAGTGAGGCTGCTTGATGTTATTTTTCAATGTGGGTATTTACCAAGTTTAGACTCTTGCAAATTGATTGTATGCGGATTATGTGACGGTAGAAGTAGTGAGAAGGCTAAGAAAGTTTTTTGCAGTCTTCTGAATTATGGGTATAATCATGATGAACTAGCATGGAAACTTCTTGTTGATGGCTTGATTAAGATGGGCCTTGTCGACATATGCTCAGAACTGGTGAGCATTATGGAGGAAAACGGTTGCCTGCTTAATCCTCGTACATACTCAATGTTGATTGATAGTCTTCCTAAGTAAAATGGATGGGATTAAATCAGAATATTTTAGTTAAGTTTGCCAGTATGTGATGAGCAACAGCCCTCTAACTCTTTTCATCAGCCCGATCACCGATGTACGTCTCTCTATATCTTCTTCTTTTATGATTTTTTGCCTTGCTTATggaattttcttttctttttttgcCTTGCTAATTAGAACTAATATCTTGAACTACTTAATAACTTAAATATTTTATTCTGGTTTTCAGTCATACCATGTAAGCTCTTAAGCTCTTTTAAAGCTGTgcaatttttggaaatatttcTTTCCATGAACTCGGACAGCAGGTATTTGGAATTGCATCTTCCTGTTACTCAGGCACATTTTTAACTCAGAAACTATTTGTCTGGTTATAAATATAAGTCCCGCCTTGATTTATATAAATAGCCAGATTAAAACTTCTACTATCCACAGTTTGAAGATTTAGAAAATGTTTACTTAATTggaaaaaaattaattatatttctCTTCTCTGGTTTAacatattttataatatttatttagtATAAGGTACCACCTGCTTGCTCATGGCTGTTTTCTGAATTAGAAAGACGCTGACTATACAGTTCATGATTATGCATTGTTCCTCCTTATAATAAACCGATGTGTGCAGGGTAAAATAGTTCAGACCGAGTTATTGACTCGATGAGTTCTGTTAGTTTTGGTTTTTTCTTTGTTGGATTAAGCTCTTTGTTGGTTTATGCAATATTGCTTTCTCTTGATGAATAGTGAAGAAATATTTTTATTATCATTTTTGATAAGGAATGATTTTTCTATTGATTGCATTAGTATAACTATCTAAAGAAAAGTTAGGATAAATAGcttctttttattttttaagTCCTTGCACTAATTAGAATTAATATCTTGAACTACTtacttacttaaatattttattctGGTTTTCAGTCATACCATGTAAGCTCTTTTAAAGCTGTgcaatttttggaaatatttcTTTCCATGAACTTGGACATCAGGTATTTGGAATTGCATCTTCCTGTTAGTCAGGCACATTTTTAACTCAGAAACTATTTGTCTGGTTATAAATATAAGTTCCGCCTTGATTTATATAAATAGCCAGATTAGAACTTCTACTATCCACAGTTTGAAGATTTAAATCATACTGATAAAGATTTATTAAACTCATTGATCACCCATCACTACCACACTATAACTCCTATTAACCATAAACTGATAGTCTCTCTGTGCGAGTTTGTTAGAATTTATTATGCTAATACCATTTAGTTTTGTTAAACAACTCACTCTAGCTCCATCTGTATATGTTTTGTTGATTTCCATCATTTGAAATACACAGACAAAATTATGTTTTCATTTAGGCACGGTTAAAGTAGTCTTTTGAGGCCTTTGTAATCATTTGATATTTTATTATTGCTGTTTAAAAATGCACTTCACGAGTCATAGTATGTTGCATGACTATTATATGGTGATGTACTTGAAGCCTGTAGTATTTCAAGCATTTATGGGTTTTCAGCCTTCTTGAAGCCTTGACTAGGCACACGAGTAAATATCCTCCTGAAAATTAAATTATGAAGTTGAAGTATGGATTTTTTTTTGCATAATTGCAGTTCATGCTTGAGCCAGGGTCTATTTGTTCCTAATGCTACTTGGTACATGATTCCAGAAAATAATACAATATTAAAACCCATAACTTAATTTATATACTTCTACTTTGCTGTAGTGCCTTGTGGCCGGGTTATTATTGTATCTCTATAATATAATTGATGAAGTTGGGTTGTTAACTGTTTTCCTAAATAGTTGTGCAAAAAGTTAAAGACTCGTATCTTGCGATTGTGGCAGTAGTACTTTTTCTTGTAATATCATTAGGGCCAGACAAGTCCTCTGCAGTGTGCTGCAATTTTGCTTGATAGTGTTCTGGTAGTTTTTCTGATTTAAAATCTTTGCTCATAGAAATACAGCAGCAAGCTGGATCACATTAACTTCTTGAATTGGCATATGTACAAATACATATTTATATCCTTTGCATCTCCAATTCCTTGAATTCTTTTTAAATATCGTTACAGTTGTAATGCAGCATATTCAGTTTGGCTATTGCTTTGTATTATGACAAAGCCTATGCTGAGCTTTTTCTTAAATACAAATTACCTGTTCTTCACCAACTTGTAATCTCGTCATATATGCCTTTTCTGTTTGTTGGATAGAGGGTTTCTTTAGTTTTCCTTTTGCTTTCAAAATATGACATCACTGTCTTtttgggttaaatatcaaagtggtcactcaactaaaggtcatatatcagtttaatcatcaaacttaTCGGGGTATCGTTTGAATCACTCGAGTCATTATAAATATCGAAAATATAACTCAAAATATGTGTTtgagaattaaaaattattttatggagttctatatatttttcttgaatcctattacaaccaaatgaaaaatgtatgaattctagtattttatataatatagtaAGATTTTTAAgaatttatctactatttatttttaatttcgtagtcattttctttatttaaataaaaataattagtagataaaattttaaaaatctcacaaaatcatctaaaatactatGAATTTATAACTTTTCATTCCGTTGTAATAAGATTAAAGAAAAAtgtttagaactccataaaataaattttaattctcgagcacatattttgagatatctatttgatatttattatgactttagtgatccaaatgataccccgttaagtttaatgattaaactgatatatggcATTCAGTTGAGTGACTTTAACCCCTGTCTTTTTTGTTCATCTGCAGAAGCCGTTAAGTTCCTTGTAATAAAAGTCTTCAAGTTTGCTTGCATTATTAACGCATGCTGGATGAATTGAGTAAGATATTCCTAATTCACTTGTTTAAAGGTCTGATTTCACCCATTTGATTTTATTGTAAGCCATGAGAAGATGGTCATGTTCGTTTGATTGGTTTTATTTTCATTGTTCTTAGAAACCTGTATTCTGATTGCTAAAATGGACAACCTTCTGATGAACTTG
Encoded here:
- the LOC141668328 gene encoding uncharacterized protein LOC141668328, with amino-acid sequence MLRSIPFSKTGQTHLTYLLIFIKHLSFSSSSLSNLATSLPKIQSLSAQLLRILSAPNWEKHPSLKTLVPSISSTNLASFFDENPCINPHVAASFLDFVIKNPNFKANVRLYASLLSILVQNKLVGMAEKICVLMIKSCESIDDAKFVEGLLRGLGFKLGVRCYNTLLMTLCRFLLIKEMKCVYLEMLGGKVLLNIYTFNTMVNGYCKLGNVGAAKLYVSKILQAGLRPDTHTYTSLILGYCRNKDVDNAFKVFMAMPQKGCRRNEVSYTNLIHGFCEVGKIDKALEIFSNMENDNCSPTVRTFTVLISALCTLGRMSASLNLFKKMAAKGCQPNAHTYTVLIDGFCKDKKFDEARGMLNEIARKRLSGSVVAYNALINGYCTEGMIDVAVEIFDMMELKNCRPNVRTYNELIRGFCRVKRIHKAMTLLDKMKEQKLSPSLITYNLLIHGQCVEGHVDNAVRLVNLVEEDNLVPDLWTYSAIIDALCKSGRVEEAHALFDSLHMKGIKPNEVTYTTLVDGYCKAEKIDCALSLFRKMLLQCCYPNSCTYSVLIEGLCKNGKLHEATKLLEKMVDRGVKPTIITYSVLLEQLLKEYAFDDAQKTCNQMMSLGYKPDVCIYTSFLLAFVNQGKLKEAEDLMTKMKKEGVHPDFKTYTVLIDGYGRLGLLHRAFGFLKDMIDAGCEPSNYTYSVIVKHLLIEKQKEKNSSQAGFNLNQNVTSTNITDIWKLIEFEFALNLLEKMVEFGCTPNVNTYKALISGLCREGRFEEAWMLVDHMKKKELTPDEDMYNSLLTCCCNLRMYEDAVRLLDVIFQCGYLPSLDSCKLIVCGLCDGRSSEKAKKVFCSLLNYGYNHDELAWKLLVDGLIKMGLVDICSELVSIMEENGCLLNPRTYSMLIDSLPK